Proteins from one Corynebacterium testudinoris genomic window:
- a CDS encoding carbon starvation CstA family protein has product MNSLILVFIGVGMMLAGYFLYSRFLGKKVYQLSDGYKTPAHTMTDGVDYVPTNKFVLWGHHFTSVAGAAPIVGPAVAVIWGWLPAFLWVTIGTVFIAGMHDLGALWASQRHKGQSIGTLSGRYIGARGRNLFLVVIFLLLLMVVAAFAVVISNLLVSTPSAVIPTWGAIIVALFIGQAIYRFKWNLPLVSVVGVVVLYALMIIGDRFPIALPDSVLGMSPNAFWIVVLFIYGGIASLLPVWVLLQPRDYINGLQLFVGLGILYAAFIFTAPTIVAPAVNANLPAGTPPIWPLLFVTIACGAISGFHGIVASGTSAKQLDKETDARFVGYFGAIGEGLLSLGTIIATTAGFKTIQDWEAIYTAFNKGGVNAFVEGGGNLINEGLGIPNSLSATILATMAVLFAATTMDTGVRLQRFVVQEIGEIVGVKITGAVATFIVIIVALGLTFSAGGDGSGGMLIWPLFGTTNQLMAALTLSIICVILTRLRRPTWPVLIPLVFVLVVSMWAAVVQIRGFYDAQNWLLLALDIVIIICAIWVTIEAFAAMNRARNEEPVVWTDDDTDAPLPASVSQKG; this is encoded by the coding sequence ATGAACTCACTCATCCTTGTCTTCATCGGCGTCGGCATGATGCTGGCTGGCTACTTCCTTTACTCCCGATTCCTCGGGAAGAAGGTCTACCAGCTCTCCGATGGCTATAAGACGCCTGCTCACACGATGACCGATGGGGTGGATTACGTCCCCACCAACAAGTTCGTGCTGTGGGGACACCACTTCACCTCCGTGGCCGGAGCCGCCCCCATCGTCGGCCCGGCCGTCGCTGTTATTTGGGGCTGGCTGCCTGCATTCCTGTGGGTGACCATCGGCACCGTCTTCATCGCCGGCATGCATGACCTCGGCGCACTGTGGGCGTCCCAGCGCCACAAGGGCCAGTCCATCGGCACCTTGTCGGGCCGCTACATCGGCGCCCGCGGCCGCAACCTCTTCCTGGTGGTCATCTTCCTGCTGCTGCTCATGGTCGTCGCGGCCTTCGCGGTGGTGATCTCCAACCTGCTCGTCTCCACCCCGAGCGCCGTCATCCCGACGTGGGGCGCGATCATCGTCGCCCTGTTCATCGGCCAGGCCATCTACCGCTTCAAGTGGAACCTGCCGCTCGTCTCCGTCGTCGGCGTGGTCGTCCTCTACGCCCTCATGATCATCGGCGACCGCTTCCCCATCGCCCTGCCGGATTCCGTCCTCGGCATGAGCCCGAACGCTTTCTGGATCGTCGTCCTGTTCATCTACGGCGGCATCGCCTCCCTCCTGCCGGTGTGGGTGCTGCTCCAGCCGCGTGACTACATCAACGGCCTCCAGCTGTTCGTCGGCCTGGGCATTCTCTACGCCGCGTTCATCTTCACCGCCCCGACCATCGTCGCCCCGGCCGTCAACGCGAACCTGCCCGCGGGCACCCCGCCGATCTGGCCCCTGCTCTTTGTCACCATCGCCTGTGGTGCGATCTCCGGCTTCCACGGCATCGTCGCCTCCGGTACCTCTGCCAAGCAGCTGGACAAGGAAACCGACGCCCGCTTCGTCGGCTACTTCGGCGCCATCGGCGAGGGTCTGCTCTCCCTGGGCACGATCATCGCCACCACCGCTGGCTTCAAGACCATTCAGGATTGGGAAGCCATCTACACCGCCTTCAACAAGGGTGGCGTCAACGCCTTCGTCGAAGGCGGCGGCAACCTCATCAACGAGGGCCTGGGTATCCCGAACTCCCTGTCCGCCACCATCCTCGCCACCATGGCCGTGCTCTTCGCGGCCACCACGATGGACACCGGCGTCCGCCTTCAGCGCTTCGTGGTCCAGGAAATCGGCGAGATCGTTGGGGTGAAGATCACCGGCGCGGTAGCCACCTTCATCGTCATCATCGTGGCCCTGGGTCTCACCTTCTCCGCGGGCGGCGACGGTTCCGGCGGCATGCTCATCTGGCCGCTCTTCGGTACCACGAACCAGCTCATGGCGGCCCTGACGCTGTCCATCATCTGCGTCATCCTCACCCGCCTGCGCCGCCCAACCTGGCCGGTCCTCATCCCGCTGGTGTTCGTCCTCGTGGTCTCCATGTGGGCCGCAGTTGTTCAGATCCGCGGCTTCTACGATGCCCAGAACTGGCTGCTGCTCGCCCTCGACATCGTCATCATCATCTGCGCCATCTGGGTCACCATCGAGGCCTTCGCCGCGATGAACCGGGCCCGCAACGAGGAGCCGGTGGTGTGGACCGACGATGACACCGATGCCCCGCTGCCTGCCTCGGTATCGCAGAAGGGCTAG
- a CDS encoding globin domain-containing protein has product MFVPTQPTSRHRQLTPEHEETIKATLPLVGGNIATIAQTFYRTMFAKHPELLAHTFNRGNQKSGEQQKALAASVVTFASMLVDPTAPDPVDLLARIGHKHVSLGITPDQYQIVHDNLFAAIVEVLGADVVTAEVAEAWDEVYWTMAEILISFEEALYASDGVAPGDVFRDVTVTAKEELSPTVTSYTLRGNLTEHRPGQYTSIGVVLDDGARQLRQYSIIGGTATEYTIAVETEGEVSTFLRERIEVGDTIQATLAAGDLVLEDSDAPVVLISSGIGSTPMVGMLAHLAETGSDRPTLYLHADASEHEDAQRAQALALLNKLPRAEAEIAYRAEGERVDVDTHDLAGADVYLCGGNDFLQAVRGDLLELPADKAPKSVRFELFSPNDWLLS; this is encoded by the coding sequence GTGTTTGTCCCTACCCAACCCACCTCCCGCCACCGCCAATTAACTCCCGAGCATGAGGAGACCATCAAGGCCACCCTCCCGCTTGTCGGCGGGAACATCGCCACCATCGCCCAGACCTTCTACCGCACCATGTTTGCCAAGCACCCCGAGCTGCTGGCACACACCTTCAACCGCGGAAACCAGAAGTCCGGCGAACAACAGAAGGCGCTGGCCGCCTCCGTGGTCACGTTCGCGAGCATGCTCGTCGACCCCACTGCCCCCGATCCGGTGGACTTGCTCGCTCGGATTGGGCACAAGCATGTATCACTGGGAATCACGCCGGACCAGTATCAGATCGTCCACGACAATCTTTTCGCCGCGATCGTCGAGGTGCTCGGCGCGGACGTTGTCACCGCAGAGGTAGCCGAGGCGTGGGACGAAGTCTATTGGACGATGGCGGAGATCCTCATCTCCTTCGAGGAGGCGCTCTACGCCTCCGATGGCGTCGCGCCGGGCGACGTCTTCCGCGACGTCACCGTCACCGCGAAGGAGGAACTCAGCCCCACGGTCACCTCTTACACCCTGCGCGGAAACCTCACCGAGCACCGTCCTGGCCAGTACACCTCCATCGGGGTTGTGCTTGACGACGGTGCGCGTCAGTTGCGGCAGTACTCCATCATCGGTGGTACGGCCACCGAATACACCATCGCGGTTGAGACCGAAGGTGAGGTATCGACCTTCCTGCGCGAGCGCATCGAGGTCGGCGACACCATTCAGGCCACCCTCGCCGCCGGCGACTTGGTGCTGGAGGATTCCGACGCCCCCGTCGTCCTCATCTCCTCCGGCATCGGCTCCACCCCGATGGTGGGCATGCTCGCCCACCTCGCCGAGACCGGCTCCGATCGTCCGACCCTGTACCTTCACGCAGATGCCTCCGAGCATGAGGACGCTCAACGCGCTCAGGCCCTGGCCTTGTTAAATAAACTGCCCCGTGCGGAGGCGGAGATTGCTTACCGCGCGGAGGGGGAACGCGTGGACGTCGATACGCATGACCTTGCTGGTGCTGATGTCTACCTCTGTGGTGGCAACGACTTCCTCCAGGCGGTGCGCGGCGACTTGCTGGAATTGCCCGCCGACAAAGCCCCCAAGTCGGTGCGCTTTGAGCTGTTCTCGCCGAATGACTGGCTGCTGAGCTAG
- the lysS gene encoding lysine--tRNA ligase, whose translation MTEQKKPQVKKAETGNDLPEQLRIRREKRARLMESGIDPYPVVVDRTISLRDLREKFVVVAEGEDVDKQEGVTYLQAGEETDAEVAVTGRLIFMRNTGKLCFATLQDGDGTQVQAMLSLAIVGEESLAAWKSDADLGDFVSVRGHIIASRRGELSVMATSWQMASKSLRPLPVSFAEMSEDTRVRHRYTDLIMREQARNNALTRIKVMRALRHHLEDEGFLEVETPMLQTLHGGAAARPFQTHSNALDIDLYLRIAPELFLKRCVVGGIDRVFEVNRNFRNEGVDSSHSPEFAMLETYQAWGDYNDGARTIRELVQAVAMDVFGSTTVTLADGSEYDLGGEWTTIEMYPSLNEALARKFPGQPEVTIDSSVEELKAIAEVVGLDVPAKGGWGHGKLVEEIWEVLCEDQLHGPIFVKDFPVETSPLTRQHRSKPGVTEKWDLYIRGFELATGYSELVDPVIQRERFEDQARLAAGGDDEAMVLDEDFLRAMEQGMPPTAGCGMGIDRLLMALTGLGIRETVLFPIVKPEQK comes from the coding sequence GTGACTGAGCAGAAGAAGCCCCAGGTAAAAAAGGCCGAGACCGGCAACGATCTTCCCGAGCAGCTGCGCATCCGCCGCGAGAAGCGGGCGCGCCTCATGGAGTCCGGCATCGATCCTTACCCCGTTGTCGTCGACCGCACTATCTCTTTGCGTGACCTGCGGGAGAAGTTCGTCGTGGTGGCGGAAGGAGAGGACGTCGACAAGCAAGAAGGCGTTACCTACCTGCAGGCCGGCGAGGAGACGGACGCCGAGGTGGCCGTCACCGGCCGCCTGATCTTTATGCGCAACACCGGCAAGCTGTGCTTTGCCACCCTGCAGGACGGCGACGGCACCCAGGTGCAGGCTATGTTGTCGCTGGCCATCGTCGGCGAGGAGTCCCTCGCCGCCTGGAAGTCGGACGCCGACTTGGGCGATTTCGTATCGGTCCGCGGGCACATCATTGCTTCTCGACGCGGCGAGCTGTCCGTCATGGCCACTTCCTGGCAGATGGCCTCGAAGTCGTTGCGTCCCTTGCCCGTCTCTTTTGCTGAGATGAGCGAGGACACTCGGGTGCGTCACCGCTACACCGACCTCATCATGCGGGAGCAGGCGCGCAACAATGCCCTGACGCGCATTAAGGTCATGCGGGCGTTGCGCCATCACCTAGAGGACGAGGGCTTCCTTGAGGTAGAAACCCCGATGCTGCAAACCCTGCACGGTGGTGCGGCGGCGCGCCCGTTCCAGACGCATTCCAATGCCCTGGACATTGACCTGTATCTGCGTATTGCTCCCGAGCTGTTTCTTAAGCGCTGCGTGGTCGGCGGCATTGACCGGGTGTTTGAGGTCAACCGCAATTTCCGCAACGAGGGAGTGGATTCTTCCCACAGCCCGGAGTTCGCGATGCTGGAGACCTACCAAGCGTGGGGTGATTACAACGATGGTGCGCGCACCATCCGCGAGCTCGTGCAGGCCGTCGCCATGGACGTGTTTGGCTCCACCACGGTGACGTTGGCCGACGGCAGCGAGTACGACCTGGGCGGAGAGTGGACGACCATTGAGATGTACCCCTCGCTCAACGAGGCGCTGGCGCGGAAGTTCCCTGGCCAGCCGGAGGTCACCATCGACTCCAGCGTGGAGGAACTGAAGGCAATCGCCGAAGTCGTCGGGCTCGATGTTCCCGCTAAGGGTGGCTGGGGGCACGGCAAGCTCGTCGAGGAGATCTGGGAGGTGCTGTGTGAGGATCAGCTGCACGGCCCGATCTTTGTCAAGGATTTCCCGGTTGAGACCTCACCCCTGACCCGTCAGCATCGGTCCAAGCCGGGCGTGACCGAGAAGTGGGACTTGTACATTCGCGGCTTCGAGCTGGCCACCGGCTACTCCGAGTTGGTGGACCCGGTTATCCAGCGCGAGCGTTTCGAGGACCAGGCCCGCCTGGCCGCCGGAGGCGACGACGAGGCCATGGTCTTAGACGAGGACTTCCTCCGCGCGATGGAGCAGGGCATGCCCCCGACCGCTGGTTGCGGCATGGGCATCGATCGGCTGCTCATGGCCCTGACCGGCCTGGGTATTCGGGAGACGGTGCTCTTCCCCATCGTCAAGCCGGAACAAAAGTAG
- a CDS encoding SPFH domain-containing protein, with translation MSPSTPNTNIPEAEVADRPVGHDGVKVNVTEQDGWTGGPGLAGATIIVAALLFIGSIAMFIRAIILADAGNGGVGLLILSVPIFIISLVMFGMVKIISPGHTRVVQFFGRYLGTNRRTGLSLIPPLANSTKVSVRVRNFETNTIKVNDSGGNPVVIGAIIVWQVADTAKATFSVEDMDEFIHSQAESALRHVATSHPYDGGTSHNPSLSGSTDLVSQELADEVAARVKVAGLEILEARISALSYAPEIAQAMLQRQQASAIVDARETIVEGAVTMVEAALDQLEEKDIVELDPERRAAMVSNLLVVLCSDSNAQPIINTGSLYS, from the coding sequence ATGTCGCCATCGACACCGAACACCAACATCCCCGAGGCCGAGGTGGCCGACCGCCCCGTCGGCCACGACGGCGTGAAAGTCAACGTCACCGAGCAGGACGGATGGACGGGCGGTCCCGGCCTCGCCGGAGCCACCATCATCGTCGCCGCGCTCCTATTTATTGGCAGCATTGCCATGTTCATCCGGGCGATCATTCTCGCCGACGCAGGCAACGGTGGAGTCGGTCTCCTGATTCTTTCGGTGCCCATCTTCATCATTTCGCTCGTGATGTTCGGGATGGTCAAGATCATCTCGCCCGGTCATACGCGAGTGGTCCAATTCTTCGGCCGCTACCTGGGTACCAATCGGCGCACCGGCTTGTCACTCATTCCCCCGCTGGCCAACTCGACCAAGGTGAGCGTGCGCGTTCGTAACTTTGAAACGAACACCATCAAGGTCAATGACTCAGGCGGAAACCCGGTGGTCATCGGCGCCATCATCGTGTGGCAGGTCGCCGATACCGCGAAGGCGACGTTCTCGGTGGAGGACATGGATGAGTTCATTCATTCTCAGGCCGAGTCGGCTCTGCGCCATGTCGCGACGTCGCATCCTTATGATGGCGGCACGTCGCACAATCCCTCGCTGTCGGGTTCCACGGATCTGGTGTCGCAGGAACTCGCCGATGAAGTCGCGGCTCGCGTGAAGGTGGCCGGATTGGAGATCCTCGAGGCCCGGATCTCCGCCCTGTCCTATGCCCCGGAGATCGCCCAGGCAATGCTGCAGCGCCAGCAGGCCAGCGCGATCGTTGATGCCCGCGAGACCATCGTCGAAGGTGCCGTCACCATGGTCGAAGCTGCGCTCGACCAGCTGGAGGAGAAGGACATCGTTGAGCTCGATCCCGAGCGGCGCGCCGCGATGGTGTCGAACCTCCTGGTCGTGCTGTGCTCAGATTCCAACGCCCAGCCCATCATCAACACCGGTAGCTTGTACTCCTAG
- a CDS encoding PhoX family protein — translation MLKGLNLLSSKFTSSRSSLTCTYKCGNACFGKCENPTDNPYFGDLISRRSALKAGGLTVLTVGGGAALAACSPANETAASGASATATTDSTGADHQSAKGLQFDVVAPNEDDKVTVPTGYEQSVLIAWGDPVIEGAPEFDINNQTLAAAEQQFGFNNDFAGLFEHPSDPNRMVYVCSHEYTTEPQMFPNYDPENPTEEQARIGIANHGHTILEVSKVGETGELKREFGPLNRRITGTTEFRLVGPGAGSDYVKTSTDSTGTKVLGTFNNCAGGLTPWGTMLSGEENFDIYFANADGVSDERTRTSVDRFGASEGESDRKWERFDPRFDLAKEPNEFNRFGYLVEIDPFDPTSTPVKHMANGRFKHEAGNIHITDDGTIVCYSGDDARFEYLYKFVSAKKMKEGDKAHNMTILDEGTLYVAIMEGNSPQSEIDGSGELPSDGAFDGEGRWAKLMTVDANGQAESHVDGFSGEEVAIFTREAADAVGATKMDRPEDVEISPTTGKVYMALTNNKYRGAAEKSKEDVREYAPIKENKNGLVMEIDDDHAGEKFTWDLVLVCGDPDEAYTYFGGFDKAKVSPISCPDNLAFDEFGNLWISTDGNALGSNDGLYAMTVEGNNRGEVKCFLTVPFAAETCGPIVEKNRVIVNVQHPGETDDATVEKPASHWPDGGSSAPRPAVAQVWKADGGQIGVAKA, via the coding sequence ATGTTGAAGGGTCTCAACCTTCTTTCCAGCAAGTTCACCAGCTCCCGCAGTTCCCTGACCTGCACGTACAAGTGCGGCAATGCGTGCTTCGGTAAATGCGAGAACCCGACTGACAACCCCTACTTCGGTGACCTCATCTCCCGCCGCTCGGCACTCAAGGCCGGCGGACTGACCGTGCTCACCGTCGGCGGCGGCGCTGCCCTCGCCGCCTGCTCCCCCGCCAACGAAACGGCCGCCAGCGGAGCCTCTGCGACGGCCACCACGGACTCCACCGGCGCGGACCACCAGTCAGCCAAGGGTCTGCAATTCGACGTCGTCGCCCCCAACGAGGATGACAAGGTCACCGTCCCCACCGGCTACGAACAGTCCGTCCTTATCGCCTGGGGCGACCCGGTCATCGAGGGTGCCCCGGAGTTCGACATCAACAACCAGACCCTCGCGGCCGCCGAGCAGCAGTTCGGCTTTAACAATGACTTTGCTGGCTTGTTCGAGCACCCCTCGGACCCCAACCGCATGGTGTATGTCTGCTCGCACGAATACACCACCGAGCCGCAGATGTTCCCCAACTATGACCCGGAGAACCCGACGGAGGAGCAGGCCCGCATCGGCATCGCCAACCACGGCCACACCATCCTCGAGGTGTCCAAGGTCGGCGAGACCGGGGAACTCAAGCGCGAGTTCGGCCCCCTCAACCGGCGTATCACCGGCACGACGGAGTTCCGCCTCGTCGGCCCGGGCGCTGGCTCTGACTACGTGAAAACCTCTACCGATTCCACCGGCACCAAGGTGCTGGGCACCTTCAACAACTGCGCCGGCGGTCTGACCCCGTGGGGCACGATGCTCTCCGGCGAAGAGAACTTCGACATCTACTTCGCCAACGCCGACGGGGTCAGCGACGAGCGGACCCGCACCTCCGTCGACCGCTTCGGCGCCTCCGAAGGTGAGTCGGACCGTAAGTGGGAGCGCTTCGATCCCCGATTTGATCTAGCCAAGGAACCCAACGAGTTCAACCGCTTCGGCTACCTCGTGGAAATCGATCCTTTTGATCCCACCTCCACCCCGGTCAAGCACATGGCCAACGGCCGCTTCAAGCATGAGGCCGGCAACATCCACATCACCGATGACGGCACGATCGTGTGTTACTCCGGCGATGACGCCCGCTTTGAGTACCTGTACAAGTTCGTCTCCGCCAAGAAGATGAAGGAGGGCGATAAGGCGCACAACATGACCATCCTCGACGAGGGCACCCTCTATGTCGCGATCATGGAGGGCAACTCCCCGCAGAGTGAGATCGACGGTTCCGGCGAGCTGCCGTCCGATGGAGCTTTCGACGGCGAGGGCCGCTGGGCCAAGCTCATGACGGTTGATGCCAATGGCCAGGCAGAATCCCACGTCGATGGGTTCAGCGGCGAAGAGGTGGCCATCTTCACCCGCGAGGCCGCCGATGCCGTCGGCGCAACCAAGATGGACCGCCCCGAAGATGTGGAGATCTCCCCCACCACCGGCAAGGTCTACATGGCCTTGACCAACAACAAGTACCGCGGCGCAGCCGAGAAGTCGAAGGAAGACGTCCGGGAGTACGCCCCGATCAAGGAGAACAAGAACGGCCTCGTCATGGAGATCGACGATGATCACGCGGGCGAGAAATTCACCTGGGATCTCGTGCTCGTCTGCGGCGATCCGGATGAGGCGTACACCTACTTCGGCGGCTTCGACAAGGCCAAGGTCTCTCCGATCTCCTGCCCAGACAACCTGGCCTTCGACGAGTTTGGCAACCTGTGGATCTCCACCGACGGCAACGCCCTCGGTTCTAACGACGGCCTGTACGCCATGACCGTCGAGGGCAACAACCGCGGCGAGGTGAAGTGCTTCCTTACCGTGCCGTTTGCGGCCGAGACATGTGGGCCGATCGTAGAGAAAAACCGGGTGATCGTTAACGTCCAGCACCCGGGTGAGACGGATGACGCGACCGTCGAAAAGCCTGCTTCCCACTGGCCGGACGGTGGCAGCTCGGCACCGCGCCCCGCCGTGGCGCAGGTCTGGAAGGCCGACGGCGGTCAGATCGGCGTGGCTAAGGCTTAG
- a CDS encoding MDR family MFS transporter, with translation MSSRTTSRPDKLPADVKVILTVLVTSALVMFLNETILSVALPSIMEDFNIQATTAQWLTTGFLLTMAVVIPTTGWVLQRFSTKQVFLAAVSSFLVGTIVAAIAPSFEILLTGRIIQAAGTALIMPLLMTVALTVVPANRRGSIMGIISIVMSVAPALGPTVSGFILNRFTWHWLFWMVVPLITLALVLGAYFIRNVGETTTAPLDPLSVILAALAFGGLVYALSSLGTHPQMAMTLGAVGVVALAIFVWRQLKLETPLLNLSPFTIRNYTVSVVVALLVMGTLLGVVMVLPIYLQTALGVSALVTGLLVMPGGLASGLLAPFVGRLYDRVGPRPLVIPGALLLTAGVWSMTRLDINSTTVEVVTMHLTFSLGLSLLMTPLMTTALGSLPSHLYGHGTAILNTLQQLAGAAGTAVLIAALSFGTQAAMRGGADLAQATADGAHTAFVVGGIFAILVLIASPFVAKVAEEQDSNKTVQQ, from the coding sequence GTGAGTTCCCGGACCACCTCCCGACCCGACAAACTGCCCGCAGATGTCAAGGTCATCCTCACCGTGTTGGTCACCTCCGCACTGGTGATGTTCCTCAATGAGACCATCCTGTCGGTCGCGCTGCCGTCCATCATGGAGGACTTTAATATTCAGGCCACCACGGCCCAGTGGCTGACCACCGGATTCCTGCTCACCATGGCCGTGGTCATCCCCACCACCGGCTGGGTGCTGCAGCGCTTTAGCACCAAGCAGGTATTCCTCGCCGCCGTGTCCAGCTTCCTCGTTGGCACGATCGTGGCGGCGATTGCCCCCAGCTTCGAGATTCTGCTCACCGGCCGCATCATCCAAGCCGCCGGTACCGCGTTGATCATGCCGCTGCTGATGACCGTTGCGCTGACCGTCGTGCCTGCCAATCGACGCGGCTCCATCATGGGCATCATCTCCATCGTCATGTCCGTCGCCCCGGCGCTCGGCCCGACCGTGTCCGGATTCATCCTCAACCGGTTCACCTGGCACTGGCTGTTCTGGATGGTCGTGCCCCTGATTACGCTCGCGCTGGTCTTGGGCGCCTACTTCATCCGCAACGTCGGGGAGACCACCACGGCGCCCCTCGATCCGCTCTCCGTCATCCTCGCCGCGTTGGCGTTCGGTGGACTGGTCTACGCACTTAGTTCTCTGGGCACGCACCCGCAGATGGCGATGACCCTCGGGGCGGTTGGCGTGGTGGCGCTGGCCATTTTCGTCTGGCGCCAGCTCAAGCTGGAAACTCCGCTGCTCAACCTCAGCCCCTTCACCATCCGCAACTACACCGTCTCCGTGGTGGTGGCGCTGCTGGTCATGGGTACGTTGCTCGGCGTGGTCATGGTCCTGCCGATCTACCTCCAGACCGCCCTCGGCGTCTCCGCGCTGGTGACCGGCCTGCTGGTCATGCCGGGCGGCCTCGCTTCCGGGCTCCTCGCGCCCTTCGTCGGTCGCCTCTACGACCGTGTTGGCCCGCGTCCCCTGGTCATCCCCGGTGCGCTGTTGCTGACGGCGGGCGTGTGGTCAATGACCCGCCTGGACATCAACTCCACCACTGTTGAAGTGGTCACCATGCACCTGACGTTCTCGCTGGGATTGTCGTTGCTCATGACTCCGCTGATGACCACCGCGTTGGGCTCGCTGCCCTCGCACCTCTACGGGCACGGCACCGCCATCCTCAACACCCTGCAGCAACTGGCGGGCGCCGCAGGCACCGCCGTGCTCATCGCCGCGCTGTCCTTCGGCACGCAAGCGGCCATGCGCGGCGGCGCTGACCTGGCTCAGGCCACTGCCGATGGCGCGCACACCGCCTTCGTTGTCGGCGGCATCTTCGCCATCCTCGTCCTCATCGCCAGCCCCTTCGTGGCCAAGGTGGCGGAGGAACAAGACAGTAACAAGACAGTGCAGCAGTGA
- a CDS encoding DUF418 domain-containing protein, with product MTGTTAEPTLAPVSKARRILALDVLRGIAILGTLLTNIWIFSGSVVTEVPEVDGFLGSFNRVSGTVLNLFTDGKFIGLLTIMFGIGLEIQRQSAIRRGEPWPGRYPWRALVLILDGLLNYIFIFEFDVLMGYGLTALVVAAVMARSPRAQKIWMYIGLGAHLFFIALSFSGTWLLGKLMPDFADAGERGSDIVEPGRDVFIAPSTTDSYWEMVGDRLSNFLGGRGEIPIMFVMGLGLFLVGAHLYRAGLFLPESVRLRRIVMAVGFGIGIPLDWTLRLTEFGAGYATRYGTSPLVAFGVLAAVAAFYANRDKLGLSGKWLSLVGRMALTCYILQNLIASIIFYDWGFGVAAKIQGQWYTLATLGIYVGISAFLIALSAVWLHYFRRGPVELLWHRGVDAIADAADAAKERRRGRREAAKPVG from the coding sequence GTGACAGGCACCACCGCAGAACCCACATTGGCACCCGTATCTAAGGCCCGTCGCATCCTCGCGCTCGACGTCTTGCGCGGAATTGCCATCCTGGGCACCTTGCTCACCAACATTTGGATTTTCTCCGGCTCCGTCGTCACCGAAGTCCCAGAAGTAGACGGCTTCCTCGGATCCTTCAACCGTGTCTCCGGCACCGTGCTCAACCTGTTCACGGATGGCAAGTTCATTGGATTGCTCACCATCATGTTCGGCATTGGGTTGGAGATCCAACGCCAATCCGCCATCCGCCGCGGGGAGCCCTGGCCGGGCCGCTACCCCTGGCGGGCCCTCGTGCTTATTCTCGACGGCCTGCTCAACTACATCTTCATCTTCGAGTTCGACGTCCTCATGGGTTACGGCCTCACCGCACTCGTTGTCGCCGCCGTCATGGCGCGCAGCCCTCGAGCGCAGAAAATCTGGATGTACATCGGCCTTGGCGCCCACCTCTTCTTCATTGCCCTCTCATTCTCTGGGACGTGGCTGCTGGGCAAGCTCATGCCCGACTTTGCTGATGCTGGCGAGCGGGGCTCAGACATTGTGGAGCCTGGGCGCGACGTGTTTATCGCGCCCAGCACTACGGATTCCTACTGGGAAATGGTCGGTGACCGTCTGAGCAACTTCCTCGGTGGTCGGGGCGAAATCCCCATCATGTTCGTCATGGGATTGGGGCTCTTCCTCGTCGGTGCCCATCTCTATCGCGCTGGACTCTTCCTGCCCGAATCGGTCCGCCTGCGCCGCATTGTCATGGCGGTCGGCTTCGGCATCGGTATCCCGCTGGACTGGACCTTGCGGTTGACCGAGTTCGGCGCGGGGTACGCCACCCGCTATGGCACCTCCCCGCTGGTGGCCTTCGGTGTGCTCGCTGCCGTCGCCGCGTTCTATGCCAACCGCGACAAGCTCGGGCTGTCCGGAAAGTGGCTCTCTTTAGTGGGGCGAATGGCGCTGACCTGCTACATCCTGCAAAACCTCATCGCCTCCATCATCTTCTACGACTGGGGATTCGGTGTGGCGGCCAAGATCCAGGGGCAGTGGTACACCCTGGCCACCCTGGGTATCTATGTGGGAATCAGTGCCTTCCTCATCGCGCTGTCGGCGGTGTGGTTGCACTACTTCCGCCGGGGGCCGGTGGAACTGCTGTGGCACCGGGGCGTGGATGCGATCGCTGACGCGGCGGATGCCGCGAAGGAGCGGCGACGCGGGCGTCGAGAAGCGGCGAAGCCGGTGGGGTAA